In Colwellia sp. M166, a genomic segment contains:
- a CDS encoding MATE family efflux transporter, with product MARCFFVFTLLAFSDQLFALFTENVDIWALGKLILLVAIMGEFGRSFNLIVGSSLRASGDARYVSIVGFVLMWFIALPLAWLLGLHYAYGLVGIWIATSLDECIRGIIAFKRWNSGKWRSKGVYAEEVPVHDPSLNERVDCQEANDCRNVFNQEPEKPTNDKS from the coding sequence TTGGCGCGATGTTTTTTTGTCTTCACTTTATTAGCTTTCTCAGATCAGCTATTTGCGCTATTTACCGAGAATGTTGATATTTGGGCGTTAGGTAAGTTAATACTGCTAGTGGCCATTATGGGCGAGTTTGGTAGAAGTTTTAATTTAATTGTTGGTTCGTCTTTACGTGCTTCAGGTGATGCGCGTTACGTGTCAATTGTTGGCTTTGTTTTAATGTGGTTTATTGCCCTGCCGTTAGCTTGGCTATTAGGGCTACATTATGCTTATGGCCTGGTAGGAATTTGGATAGCAACAAGTTTAGATGAATGTATACGCGGCATTATTGCTTTTAAACGTTGGAATAGCGGTAAATGGCGCAGCAAAGGCGTATATGCTGAAGAAGTACCAGTACATGATCCAAGCTTAAATGAGCGCGTTGATTGCCAGGAAGCTAATGATTGTCGTAATGTTTTTAACCAAGAACCTGAAAAACCAACAAATGATAAAAGCTAA
- a CDS encoding AAA family ATPase: protein MSQLNVTWWNSLNVVLGDGTSAIQHIDTQVNSLEKQDTESVQIEQNKKAQQLELNRLKVFLNDAQKLAASKSAAIKAIEGAQKLISEFDEENKSLIGEVEQEKPIVEQNIEIRESYQQFVALLNTYRKKLPALLVENLGDEVVKLYNAFNRNDAPTELLASIQLPLAQNQKLKISYQNEPEKYFDALHVLSEGHIRCIGLAILLAKNIKEGCPLLIFDDPVNAIDDDHRESIRRTLFEDDYFDGKQIILTCHGEELFKDIQNMLSVEQARSSQRLAFLPRIDEPHIQVDFNCAPRNYIEGALEHIRKNEIRFALGKSRQALELLTKGKVWRYVSKHGDGNLSIKLRTANAPIELRQLTDQLKTKINKGDFTDPNKHNVLSPIDQLLGVNGDSREWRYLNKGTHEEVDRAEFDRNSVHTIVAAIESLDLAL, encoded by the coding sequence ATGTCTCAATTAAATGTGACATGGTGGAATAGTTTGAATGTTGTGTTAGGTGATGGCACATCAGCCATTCAGCATATTGATACACAAGTAAACTCCCTAGAAAAACAGGATACTGAAAGTGTTCAAATTGAACAGAATAAGAAAGCTCAGCAACTAGAATTAAACCGATTAAAAGTTTTTTTAAATGACGCTCAAAAGCTAGCTGCTTCGAAGAGTGCAGCAATCAAAGCAATTGAAGGTGCTCAAAAGCTAATTAGTGAATTTGACGAAGAAAATAAATCACTCATCGGTGAAGTCGAGCAGGAAAAGCCTATTGTGGAGCAGAATATTGAAATCAGAGAGTCCTACCAGCAGTTTGTAGCTTTACTTAATACCTATCGTAAGAAGCTGCCTGCACTGCTAGTCGAAAACTTAGGTGATGAAGTTGTTAAATTATATAATGCATTCAACCGTAACGATGCGCCAACAGAGTTATTGGCATCAATTCAGCTACCGCTAGCACAAAACCAGAAGCTAAAAATTTCTTATCAAAACGAGCCTGAAAAGTATTTTGATGCTCTCCATGTATTAAGTGAAGGGCATATTCGTTGCATTGGTTTGGCAATACTATTGGCGAAAAACATAAAAGAAGGTTGCCCTCTTCTTATCTTTGATGACCCGGTTAATGCTATTGATGATGACCACCGAGAGTCCATCAGGCGCACTCTATTTGAAGATGATTACTTTGATGGAAAGCAGATTATCTTGACATGTCATGGAGAGGAACTCTTTAAAGATATCCAAAACATGTTATCAGTAGAGCAAGCCAGAAGTAGCCAGCGGTTGGCGTTTTTACCTCGTATTGATGAGCCGCATATACAAGTTGATTTCAATTGCGCCCCACGAAACTATATAGAAGGAGCATTAGAACATATTCGTAAAAATGAAATACGATTTGCATTGGGTAAATCTCGCCAAGCGTTAGAATTATTAACTAAAGGAAAAGTATGGCGATATGTCAGTAAGCATGGAGATGGCAATTTAAGTATCAAATTACGTACCGCAAATGCGCCAATTGAGTTGCGTCAGTTAACAGATCAACTTAAAACTAAGATTAACAAAGGTGACTTCACTGATCCCAATAAACATAATGTTTTATCACCCATAGATCAGTTATTAGGTGTTAATGGTGATTCTCGCGAATGGCGGTATCTGAACAAAGGTACTCATGAAGAAGTAGATCGAGCAGAGTTTGACAGAAACTCTGTTCATACAATTGTAGCTGCAATCGAGTCATTGGATCTGGCGCTATAG
- a CDS encoding zinc ribbon domain-containing protein YjdM: MSYPACPNCQSEYVYQEQQLLICPECAFEWDPKEVAENSIIAVKDANGALLCEGDKVTVIKDLKIKASSQVIKIGTKALIRRVFDKKDHQLDCKVDGAGEMMVTAKFVKKA, encoded by the coding sequence ATGTCTTATCCTGCTTGTCCAAACTGTCAAAGTGAATACGTATATCAAGAGCAACAATTACTTATTTGTCCTGAGTGTGCATTTGAATGGGATCCTAAAGAAGTTGCAGAAAATAGCATTATTGCTGTTAAAGACGCTAATGGCGCTTTACTGTGTGAAGGCGATAAAGTTACCGTTATTAAAGATTTAAAAATTAAAGCCAGTTCGCAAGTTATAAAAATTGGTACTAAAGCGCTGATCAGGCGGGTGTTTGATAAGAAAGATCATCAGCTTGATTGTAAAGTCGACGGTGCTGGCGAAATGATGGTAACAGCCAAGTTTGTTAAAAAAGCCTAA
- a CDS encoding tRNA-uridine aminocarboxypropyltransferase, whose amino-acid sequence MKIFLLTHERELRRVTNTGAIALQHAGEIVERILWQRLNPPALLTRLIANNAAILLYSNTKSSAIISSVEPLPEHTIADSMSLDTYDNIIIIDSTWQEAQKIFNQSPYLKQAAQFTVKTENSSSYKLRANQPEGGLCTIECIIEVLKLKGEYEVAANLAIKFADFNR is encoded by the coding sequence ATGAAAATTTTTCTGCTAACTCATGAACGTGAATTGCGCCGAGTAACCAATACCGGCGCTATTGCACTGCAACATGCGGGTGAAATTGTTGAACGTATACTTTGGCAACGGCTAAATCCGCCAGCACTGCTGACTCGTTTAATAGCGAATAATGCCGCGATATTATTGTATTCAAACACCAAATCTAGCGCGATAATATCATCGGTTGAGCCATTACCTGAGCACACAATAGCCGATTCGATGAGTCTTGATACTTACGATAATATCATTATTATTGACAGCACATGGCAAGAAGCTCAAAAGATTTTTAATCAAAGCCCTTATTTAAAACAAGCTGCTCAATTTACGGTAAAAACTGAAAATAGCTCATCTTATAAGCTAAGAGCTAACCAGCCAGAAGGCGGATTGTGTACCATTGAATGCATAATTGAAGTGCTAAAATTAAAGGGGGAATATGAAGTAGCGGCTAACTTGGCGATAAAATTCGCTGATTTTAATCGCTAA
- a CDS encoding MATE family efflux transporter, translating into MPKTNQSVADRSLLSLTWPIFIDLFFIFMINVTDAWFLSRISDSAAASVGAVMPILGIAFALYSTLHQGGSSVASQRIGAGDHKKLATTYGALFVILLFGGMFLTVMMFSFAPTFAQWMGLNDSMADMASIYLKTIGMGTWILAIRFAAAAILTSQGKTHWNMWSTFVMTVVNIVFNYLLIDGKFGFPALGVQGVAYASVIAWAVSLCFTLVIIIRHLKINVALPKSWSLFKKDSAPILKISMPSVLEPMSWQLTQILMTVMIVTMGELALATRIYSFNLLFTAILYGFAVSAGVQIKVAHYIGAKRFDDAHKQLILGLKLGVVGAMFFCLHFISFLRSAICAIYREC; encoded by the coding sequence GTGCCAAAAACTAACCAATCTGTTGCTGATCGTAGTCTGCTGAGTTTAACTTGGCCTATTTTTATCGATTTATTTTTCATTTTCATGATCAATGTTACTGATGCTTGGTTTTTAAGTCGTATTTCTGATTCGGCTGCCGCATCTGTGGGTGCTGTTATGCCGATATTAGGTATTGCCTTCGCACTTTATAGTACATTGCATCAAGGTGGCAGTAGTGTTGCTTCGCAACGAATTGGCGCTGGTGATCATAAAAAGCTAGCCACTACCTATGGCGCTTTGTTTGTTATTCTTCTATTTGGCGGTATGTTCTTAACCGTAATGATGTTTTCATTTGCCCCTACTTTTGCACAGTGGATGGGGTTAAATGACAGTATGGCTGATATGGCTAGTATCTATTTAAAAACCATTGGTATGGGAACATGGATATTAGCCATTAGGTTCGCTGCCGCTGCCATTTTAACGTCGCAAGGTAAAACGCATTGGAACATGTGGTCAACGTTCGTTATGACCGTAGTAAATATTGTTTTTAACTATTTATTAATTGATGGCAAGTTTGGTTTTCCTGCTTTAGGTGTACAAGGTGTTGCTTATGCGTCAGTTATCGCGTGGGCGGTAAGCTTATGTTTCACCTTAGTGATTATTATCAGGCATTTAAAAATCAACGTTGCGCTTCCTAAAAGCTGGAGTTTATTTAAGAAAGACAGTGCGCCTATTTTAAAAATATCCATGCCGTCAGTGCTAGAGCCAATGTCGTGGCAATTAACGCAAATTTTAATGACTGTGATGATCGTCACTATGGGTGAGCTAGCATTAGCAACGCGCATTTATAGCTTTAACTTGCTTTTTACCGCTATTCTTTACGGTTTTGCCGTTAGTGCGGGTGTGCAAATAAAAGTGGCGCATTATATTGGCGCTAAACGTTTTGATGATGCGCACAAGCAGCTAATACTGGGGTTAAAACTTGGCGTTGTTGGCGCGATGTTTTTTTGTCTTCACTTTATTAGCTTTCTCAGATCAGCTATTTGCGCTATTTACCGAGAATGTTGA
- a CDS encoding AAA family ATPase: MIQSEYQRFLQTLLSSPSSESVHKFANLVLKNLDKIVPLGTYQGQRVKNVAKLAQKYWANLDADIPTDLEDITSDVASFTLLKELTVDSFRGFSREETFDLKSILVLIFGPNGTGKSSFCEALEYALLGSVAEAESKRFRDVEAYLKNAHTNKFVPPKLIGIDAQGSDVNIKPNDALYRFCFVEKNRIDSFSRIAAQAPAKQSELISTLFGLDAFNEFVKNFSPEMDGKHIDVEGVKAKKLSQKRLQLQGAEQQIKLNKGIVEQVKGEETSLATRYREGCTLLKMMFELNGSEERQGQIPLLEAELQKPAPQKSNLTAANLALIKQTLASSLNDHKQKKKN; this comes from the coding sequence ATGATCCAGTCTGAATATCAACGTTTTCTTCAAACTTTACTATCATCTCCATCTAGTGAGTCAGTTCATAAATTCGCTAACTTGGTACTAAAGAACCTAGATAAAATTGTTCCTCTAGGTACGTATCAGGGACAAAGGGTTAAAAATGTCGCAAAGCTTGCTCAAAAATATTGGGCTAATTTAGATGCGGATATCCCAACTGATCTTGAAGATATAACATCAGATGTTGCATCTTTTACTCTACTCAAAGAATTGACTGTTGATTCATTTCGGGGATTTAGCCGTGAAGAAACTTTTGATCTAAAAAGTATATTAGTTCTTATCTTTGGGCCAAATGGTACAGGTAAGTCAAGTTTCTGTGAAGCATTGGAATATGCGTTATTAGGTTCTGTGGCAGAAGCTGAAAGTAAACGTTTTAGAGATGTTGAAGCTTATTTGAAAAATGCCCATACCAATAAATTCGTACCTCCCAAATTGATCGGAATTGATGCTCAAGGCAGTGATGTCAATATCAAACCTAATGATGCTCTTTATCGATTTTGCTTTGTTGAGAAAAATCGAATAGATAGCTTTTCGCGTATTGCTGCACAAGCTCCAGCCAAACAGTCAGAACTAATATCAACACTATTTGGCCTTGATGCGTTTAATGAGTTTGTTAAAAACTTCTCTCCTGAAATGGATGGAAAACACATTGATGTAGAAGGTGTCAAAGCAAAGAAGCTTTCTCAAAAACGGCTTCAACTCCAAGGCGCTGAACAGCAAATAAAGCTTAATAAAGGCATTGTTGAACAGGTGAAGGGTGAAGAAACTTCACTAGCAACACGCTATAGAGAAGGCTGTACTTTACTGAAAATGATGTTTGAGCTTAATGGGTCTGAGGAAAGGCAAGGGCAAATACCTTTATTAGAAGCAGAGCTGCAAAAGCCTGCTCCGCAAAAAAGTAACCTAACCGCTGCTAACTTAGCCTTAATCAAACAAACGTTAGCAAGTAGTCTAAATGACCATAAACAAAAAAAGAAGAATTAG
- a CDS encoding DUF1186 domain-containing protein, translating to MNLAEILLALGNSNDNELPIEALEAAKTHWPVFYPELERLIDQFIADDTSLTEEQQGVLFFGTLLLAELKYAPALAKCLQLFSRSDTFLTPIEAVFGDALTELTPSVFYNVADGNTQALSDYIVDGHQAMYCKASAIEAVFAQYEVGVITKVQLTAHINRWLSAFLALPGISNCFLLSALADACITYQLDDFKAQFIALCDKGVGDNSLFDENRFSHDEIKAWASTETYKLIEFGTIQTEFKVVDTLQSWADDDLTDEQLENENHDVFDSLMEDGGLLSSILYDEQTIIDNSVPVSSLSAAGRNDPCPCGSGKKYKKCCLH from the coding sequence ATGAATCTAGCAGAAATTTTACTGGCACTGGGTAATTCAAACGACAATGAGCTACCGATAGAAGCCCTTGAAGCGGCTAAAACACATTGGCCAGTATTTTACCCAGAATTAGAACGGCTAATAGATCAATTTATCGCGGATGATACATCATTAACTGAAGAGCAACAGGGCGTTTTATTTTTCGGTACTTTATTATTAGCCGAATTAAAATATGCGCCAGCCTTGGCAAAATGTTTGCAGCTATTTTCGCGCAGTGACACCTTTTTAACCCCCATTGAGGCGGTATTTGGCGATGCACTTACCGAGTTAACCCCAAGCGTGTTTTATAATGTTGCTGATGGTAATACTCAAGCTTTGTCTGATTATATTGTTGATGGTCATCAAGCTATGTATTGCAAAGCATCGGCTATTGAAGCGGTATTTGCTCAATACGAGGTTGGGGTGATTACTAAAGTTCAGTTAACAGCACATATTAATCGATGGTTATCGGCATTTTTAGCTTTACCGGGTATCAGCAATTGTTTTTTACTTAGTGCATTAGCGGATGCTTGTATTACTTATCAACTTGATGATTTTAAAGCTCAATTTATTGCGCTATGCGATAAAGGTGTTGGTGATAACAGTTTATTTGATGAAAATCGCTTTAGTCATGATGAAATTAAAGCATGGGCCAGTACTGAAACATACAAGTTGATTGAATTTGGTACAATTCAAACCGAGTTCAAAGTTGTTGATACATTGCAGTCTTGGGCTGATGATGATTTAACCGACGAACAGCTTGAGAATGAAAATCATGATGTATTTGATTCGTTGATGGAAGACGGTGGTTTATTGTCTTCTATTTTATACGATGAACAAACGATTATAGACAACAGTGTGCCGGTTAGCTCGTTATCAGCTGCTGGCAGAAATGATCCTTGTCCGTGTGGCAGTGGTAAAAAATATAAGAAGTGTTGTTTGCATTAA